The Epinephelus moara isolate mb chromosome 21, YSFRI_EMoa_1.0, whole genome shotgun sequence DNA window CGCCCACAAACTGCACTgtttaaaagtgtttgtcataATTAATCGGGTTTTGTATAATATAGGCCTAGTAGTtttagataataataataatacatctgaagcagacagaaagaaaaacggaagaagaagaagagaagagtgCTAATAAAAGCAAAAACTCTGTGTATAAAAAACTTTTATTGCTAAAAACACTTCCATATCaacctttaaaaataaatctctgTCGTGGCCTGCTGCAGGAAATCAGCAACAATTTTAGCAACTTCGCGAACACAAACTTAAGTGCATGAATAAAGATTAATTCAGGTACGTGTacgtatgttttcttcagtaaaAATGCTGATATTGCTTATTCATATGTGTAAAGTCAGCCATGTAACGAGAGTGTATGGTGGCAACAAGTCCTCACATCATAACCATTACTAACGGTTATAGAAGAGGTCAAAGTTCACTGACAGTGACTCAGAGGGAATTAAATCTCCCTTTCTGAACCAAAGGTCACCAAAGATTGCGTTAAAGTAACTCCACCCGAGGAGGGATGTTCCTGACAGTTCTGTCTTTGGGGTTTTGTCACATGACGCATGGCTTTACGTCCTGATAGACactttggtgatggtgatggagcTGGTGATAGTAAGATCCGCCGGTGCTGGGGTGGAGGGAAGAGATTCCGTTTAGGTTCAAAACGAAGTCCTTCCTGTCACACACAGGAGCTGAGTGGCTGGAGTATCGAGACAGGCCCACTGAGAACACACAGGGAGACACAGGAGGTCAAACACTCCTTTAATTACGACTGTAtctaaatgtttttgtgtttaatgtacAATTTCTATCCAAACTGCTTGATAACAAAATGTGTGCAATAGGTAACATTTGTTGCTACCAATTTTAATAAAGTGCTCTTAGTTGTGTCTAATGGctttattaaacattaaaaaccaTTGTATAAATCTATATAAATTAGCCATTTATGAGAGCAAAGTTAGGGTTGCCAAGCAGCAACAAattattttgctgctgttaatcTTTGTATTTGGTAAAATATGCAGCAACAAATTATAATAGTTATACATAATTAACTAAAAGACGATCATAGATTTCCGACTTTCTAATTAACAATCTAGTCTgcattaataaaacaacaataaatgtttgttttttgttgtaatcCATCAAGTATTCAGCCAATAAATTGTGGTAACACTACGGttgaaaatgcattttggtGCAAACTTTGTGCAGCCCTTTTTTTCAGAGGCTAGATCTTCCTAAAgaactataaatataaaaaagataaaGCCTGTAACTTGGTGTCTCTAGCCACATGTATGATTTTCCCACAACTTGGCAACCCAAAATGCATTCTCCTTATAATGGATCTATTTAACAAGGGTGAATCATTTATTAACAACTAATAAAATCCATCAGCTGCAAGTTGTAAAACATTTATAAGGGTGCTTTATTAGAAGCTTGTAccaatttgttttgttgtgtgcaTTAAATACATTATTAAGAACGtgcaaaaatgaaacaataagtCAACAATAGCTTAAATATCCTGACTATTATTCTGCTGTGGCTCGTGTCAAAGGCCGTAATGAACCTGCACTGACATGAATTTCTTTTTCACGGTTGAGAGTATGTTTGTGACAACGTGTTTAATGCTTGTTGTTTCTTCTTCACGCAGATTTTAAccataaacagtcattttgatGGTGttattgtgcctttttttttacattctgtaGCGCAGAGGCCTCCAGTGAAAGCTTGAATAAAAGTGCAGTCCAACGATAggaatttaaaattaaatacagaGGCTGTATTTTGCAAATAAAATTGTGcacactgaaactgaaaaattaCGCAATCTGATCAATTAATGTAGATTAATTTGAGCTTGTCAGAGGCACGTTTCTGTGTTTTACTTATTGCATTTCTACGAAGGTTCACTCAGGCCACACAGGTGGTtgatatttatgtatataaCTAATCCAGTGTAACGACTAAATGCAAAAATGTCTATGAATATATACTGTCTGAAAGCTTGTAAGAAAAATTGCAATTACTTGTCACTTGTTTTGGTTGATAACTCATCACTGCAGTTTAATGTTGACCTATTTTTGTGAGTCATACTGGTGCAAATATGAATCAGACAATACAAATTATGATGCATAAAGCCATATAGTGTGGCTTTACCTGATATATCAGACGAATCTCGTGCGTTATGGTGCAGGTAGCCTTGATCCAGAGAGTAAGACGACATCCCCGTGTGCAGAGCAGAAGAAGTGGGACTGCTTGATGCAAGCGACTGCTGTTTGATGTATGAAGACACGCCAGGTGAACTCCAGTGTGAGGCTGCATTTGCATAGGGAGACTGACAGTCCAAAGTGCCTACCATCGCCGGGGAGGACTGCagggggctgctgctgctgtccggGCAATAGTCCGCATTAGAGGCAACCTGACATGCAGCCATGTACGATGACCCGGAGCCTGATGACATGTGTGGGACGTGATGTCCTCCTCCGAGTCCTTCGAAGCCACCTGGCACCGTGTTACCCATCAGGTCTATGTTGTAGCTGTTATGACATGCTAACGAGCCTGAAGGTGGTTGGAAATCAAAGTTTTGCGGCAGCATGGACGCACCAAAGCCGATACCATTCATCATCCTGTACATGGGTTTCAAAGCTTGGCATTTCCTACGGAACCCTCGAGGTCTGCGACGAAAGGAGCCCTCCTCGAACATGAACTCACTACTCGGGTCGATGGTCCAGTAGTGCCCCTTGCCAGGTCTACCGAGACCCTTGGGAAGCTTTATAAAGCACTCGTTCAGAGACAGGTTGTGTCTGACGGAGTTTTTCCATCCCTGGTATGATCCCCTGAAGAAAGGGAAGCGGGCCTGCAGGAACTGATAGATTTCACTCAAAGTGAGCCTTTTGGTCGGTGAACTCTGGATAGCCATCACAATGAGGGCGATGTATGAGTAGGGAGGCTTTTCAGGGCGCCTCAAGCCAGAGTTTCCCTTTTTCCATTTGGGTGATGCGTTGTGCGCGCTCTCCATCACTGGCTGTGCGCTCAGCAGAGCTACATTCAGAGCATCGGCTGCTGGGCTAGAGCGAGGATTAGATGGATCCAAATGTTGCTTGGAGCTCTCGGTCGTCATGGTTTCTTTTTGGATCCGTTCACTGTGGGGGCTCTGTAACACACCTAACTTTTCCTATTTTCCAAACACTATTAAAGGCTCCCTAATGCGCTAATTATAAGGTCAGTGTCTCTTTGCGATGCTCAGCGCGTTTATAACTGGGAAAATCAAGAAACACCAGCCGCtgttcctccttcctctctctgtccatcGCTGGCAATAATCCCACAAGAGAGGGGGGATAAAGCTCCTCGATTTTGCTTGCGCATATCCACCCAGCCAAACACAACTCGACCACCTATCAATTCTTAAATCTCTCTCTGCCCCTGTATCCCCCCAAATTCCTCCACTAAATCGCCAGGAACTACTCCCTCCCCATCTGGCCAGGATCCAGACTAGAAGCCGGACACAGCGCAGTGGAGTAAGACAAATCTCCTCCCACGACTCTCTTTCCAAAACACCTCTCAATGCATTTGTCAGGCTGATATTTGGCACGATATCTCGACAGACCAAGATGGACAAAACACATAGGACACATTAAAATGATTCCCTTTATCCTCTTGTGTACCTGCAGACAGTGACAATGcttgctcctgctgctgctgctgctggtggttttattttgtataggTGTAGGAGAGGAAAAAGCTTTGCAGTGCTCATTTGTTTGGGATCTGTTCAGGGTTAGGACTCTGACATGAGAGGAAGCATGTTTTTTCCATCAGAGCGTGCCAGCGTGCCACACACGGCGCACAAGTGTCAGTTTACCTCTCGGGCCTGGATTATATCCCTGGAGAAATGGAGTGATTAGAAACTCTAAATAAAGTCAGATAATGAAATATTCGAGTACACTTTCTGCAGGGCTGATTGTAAATGCCTCCTTTTCTGTCTTGGGAGAGCTTTACGCACGTCTGGCGTCACTACAGAGCAGGATCACCGTTATAATGAGGACGCGAAATAATTTCCCACACCACTAAAGTTAAAACACAATCAGAATAGAATATCAGCAACATCAAACCCGTAACCCCGCTGCGTCCAGGATGCACAGCTGGTTTAAAGGAAATTTACTTTCTAGCCTCAGAAGAATAGGCCCTACTTGGAAGACATTTCTTCCTATTGTGGATTCGAGTTGGGTTCGCTCAGGATGCACCATTTGTACAAACCCTTTCCTGCGCATGTGTAGTGACTGAGGCGACAGCTATTTGCAGCGCGAGacagaaaacataaatattggATGCCCCTATCCGGCAGCAGCGAGCTTCATCAACACTGAACAGTAGATACTTATAAGGCAATTTCTTTTTGCTTCATATATTATAAAGGAAAAATTGAGAATAAgctgtatttaaaataataacaataataatcaccattattattattattatcattattattgaaTTCTATatcattttttgatttttaattttattttaatttagcaattttaaatttattttatttttttaatcttaattttatttttatttatatttttttctagaaattgaattataaaaaatattatattttctgttatgttgtttttatttatttatttatatatatttttttatttttttatttatctatttagtTTTAAATTAAGGAGAAATATCTCAGATATGCAACATATGCTGTAAGGGCCAGTATAATGCTTGTAAAGAAAGAGGTTATATCAGGCCCATATGGCACACATGCAACCAATCCCTGGCAGAgttctctaaaaaaaaatgtgcaaggTGGagtcacatgaacacacacacacgccccgATAACAGTCATTGCCCTGGCACCTTAAAAGGTGCATGTGTCATGGAGGTGTCAGCCCTAATTTGTCTTCCCTGGAACCAATGACTGGGTTTTAATTCAACATTAAACAATGTCACAACAACAGAAAACGGAGACCAACTTTTGTTAGATTTTTTATTTCGTTGCAAAGAGCGtatttttgaaagaaagagacacaaacagtgaAAGTGCATAGGTTTTAACACGATTTTTCTGACAGCGACTTTAATGGTCAGTTCAGTAACATTTACAACAAACAACTGTGTATAAAATATCAAATCTCACAATGCTTTCAGAGGTACGAAAACAAGTGTAACACCTTGGCACCGCAATAAAGTCCAGTCCTGTTTAAATCCTCCTCTGGGTCCATCGTCAGTGCACAGTGATGATTTTTAATCGTCAAATAATAAGATTTATTCATTTCTGATATTGCAagactgtgtgtgagagcgGCCCAAAGGCGTTTGACACATGCGCAGCACAGGAGTCCACATAGCAGGCTGACTTGACGTATGAAAATGAGGCAGGTGCATTTGAATGAGGCATCGTCAGTTCAGTGTAGCGCGGCCAGGTGAAGGCAGGGTGGAGTGGTACATGCTCCCTGTTTGAGTCCCTCTTGAACGGCTTGCTGAGGATGCTGTCTATCGCAAATGAACTGGTAAACTTGACACATGAATCAGTCTTTGGTGCAGCCTGCTGGATGCTCTGCGGCTCCTCTGCGCTCTCGGACACCTCTGGCGCCCTGCTGAACTTTTTATCAATGCGCTTTCGTCTGCGCCGGAACACCCCATCAGCGAAGGTGTACTCGCTGTGAGGATTGAGCATCCAGTAATTGTCCTTCCCCCAAGGTCTGGACGGGTCCCGGAGCACTTTGAGAAAGCAGTCATTCAGAGACAAGTTGTGTCGGACCGAGTTCCTCCAGCCGGTGTAGCTGCCTCTGAAGAACGGAAACCTCTTCATCAGATAGTCGTTAATTTCCGCCAAAGTCAGACGTCCAGAGGGGGAGTCCCGGATAGCCATGGCGATGAGAGCGATGTAAGAGAACGGGGGTTTGGGTCTCCGTGTGTATGGCTTGGACTTGGTGGCGCTGGTGCATGGCGTAACAGGTGGAGGGCTGTGCGCAACGCTGTCCCCATCCgaccccagctcctcctcagtAGAAAGAAGAGAGCGCACACTCCCCTCTGCATCACTGGACATCACAAAATGCTTCATGTCATAGTGGCTCCCACACAACACCTCCAACTTCATGCTCTCTGATGACTCCTTTCTCTGTATAAGACCTGATGTGCTCTCCGCGTAAAGTCCGGACCTTGCGTGCGTCAAGACGCAGACTGCTTTGAATCAAATCCAGTTAAGTCCTTCTTTGCTATCATACCTGGCAGAGTTCTGAAGCCGGTCTCACCTACAAATGTGTGTGAGCAGCTGTTTATAGCCGGCTCACCTCAGGACCAACCCAGGAGGGCGGAGCTACAcgattaaaaaaagatttggaGCA harbors:
- the foxf2a gene encoding forkhead box protein F2a, which encodes MTTESSKQHLDPSNPRSSPAADALNVALLSAQPVMESAHNASPKWKKGNSGLRRPEKPPYSYIALIVMAIQSSPTKRLTLSEIYQFLQARFPFFRGSYQGWKNSVRHNLSLNECFIKLPKGLGRPGKGHYWTIDPSSEFMFEEGSFRRRPRGFRRKCQALKPMYRMMNGIGFGASMLPQNFDFQPPSGSLACHNSYNIDLMGNTVPGGFEGLGGGHHVPHMSSGSGSSYMAACQVASNADYCPDSSSSPLQSSPAMVGTLDCQSPYANAASHWSSPGVSSYIKQQSLASSSPTSSALHTGMSSYSLDQGYLHHNARDSSDISVGLSRYSSHSAPVCDRKDFVLNLNGISSLHPSTGGSYYHQLHHHHQSVYQDVKPCVM
- the foxq1a gene encoding forkhead box protein Q1a, whose product is MKLEVLCGSHYDMKHFVMSSDAEGSVRSLLSTEEELGSDGDSVAHSPPPVTPCTSATKSKPYTRRPKPPFSYIALIAMAIRDSPSGRLTLAEINDYLMKRFPFFRGSYTGWRNSVRHNLSLNDCFLKVLRDPSRPWGKDNYWMLNPHSEYTFADGVFRRRRKRIDKKFSRAPEVSESAEEPQSIQQAAPKTDSCVKFTSSFAIDSILSKPFKRDSNREHVPLHPAFTWPRYTELTMPHSNAPASFSYVKSACYVDSCAAHVSNAFGPLSHTVLQYQK